The Ignavibacteria bacterium genome contains the following window.
ATTTTATCTTCCTGCGCCATCAGTAAGCTTTGAGGCAAGCTGATATAAATGAAAAAGAGTGTAAGCCAAAAAAAGATTTTTGACATAATAACCTCTTAGGTCTTTACAATATTAAAAAATATCCTCAGCTCCCAGTTTTTATTGGAAACCATTTGATTTGAATTTTAATTGTTATGAATGTAGTGATTTAGGAGGAGGCGAAGGAATGTCAATGAAAACTTCATTTAAACTATATGTGAGGTTTAAATAATATTCACACTCTATCAAGTTATGATTCAAAATAAAAGATTGTTCAGAAATCGCATCTAAGTTCAATATTTGGATTGAATTTTTAATTGGGATCGGAATTTCGTTACCATTAAAGTTATTGAAGATAAATTTCACTAATTGATGTTCAAGTTCTTCTTCCTTAGTATCATTTATACAATGATAAATAATTCTATCTTCGAAAACTTGAATTTTGACAATGTCATACAATTTACCATTTAGCTTGAACTCTTTTTCGTCAATCTGAATGAAATTAATTTTCCCGTTTTCAATATCACCTGAATATACTTCAATTTGTTCAATCAATTCAGAATGCAATCCAATTTCAATCTGCCTGTGCATTTCTATTTTATAAAAAAACTTCAATTGCACTTGGAGATAAATGAATCCAAATGATTGCAGGATTAAAAGAAATATACAAAATATTGAAACTGTCTTTTTCACTAATTAATCATTTTGTTAAATGTAATTAATTTCATTTAAATCGACATTACAATCATAGCAAACCTTTTACCAAAAGAAAAGTTCATTTGAGGGTTTAAGAAATTTCTTAATGTTCCCCATATGTTTTTTCTCCGGCAGTGACCTCAAGCTTCAAATGATTCTGCGGAGGAGGTAAAGGACAAGTTGCATACGGAGTAAAAACACAAGGCGGATTGTAAGCTTTGTTAAAGTCAATAATTACATTTCCATTTGAATCTGGTTTACTGCAGTAAAGAAATCTTCCCGCACCATAAGTTTCTGTTCCATTCGTCTCATCTGCGAAAAGCAGAAAGAGTTTATCTCCAGCATCAATTGCATCTATTGTATGAGTTTTATCATCGTAGTTGAAGCTGACCATACCTGGTGATTCTTCAATATCAATACTTCCAATAATATTGGAAATTTTAAGAAGTTTTGGTGTACTATAAGGGACAAACTTCGCAGAAATTTTCCAGTCTTCATTCACGGGAAATCTATCAATTCCTTTAAACTCCTTTACCAAAGGTGCATTTAAATCCCGGACTCTCAGTGCATATTTTTTACCTCGCTTAAGAATAAAAAATCGTAATGATTCATATTCAAGAATAGTGAGTTTTCCAGTCATGTCATTTTGAAGTATTGCTGTTCTGATCTCTTTTCCATCACTTGAAATTTTAACGCCAGTATCACTCTCAAATGTTACAATGCTGTCTTTAAGAGTAAATGTGCCAAGTTTATTCGGTATATCTAAATCAAGATTAAAGTCATTAGCATTGCCGCTTCCGAAAGTATTTTCCCCTTCCTTGAGAATAAACAGTCCAACAAGATTTAACCAACCAGAATCTTTCTTGAGACTTTCAATACGTTTGTTGTGCCATTGGTTGGCTTCAGCTAAATATTCGGGTGATCCTTTTTCGACTGGTGAATTGCACCCTACAAATCCAATTATAAAAAAAAGTGAAAGTAGAGTCGAAGAGATAGTAATTTTCATATGGTTTCTATATCCTATTATGTTTTTCAAGTGTGGATTAACTTACAAAATATTTTTTAACTTGTCACAAAATTTTGATTTGAAAACTAAGAGAAATTTCCTTAAACTTGCATCGCATTTTGAGACAATTTAAAATGTATTTTAGTTCTTTAAATCTGGGGTCGTAGTTCAGTTTGGTTAGAACGCCTGCCTGTCACGCAGGAGGCCGCGAGTTCGAGTCTCGTCGGCCCCGCAAATAATAAATAAGCTCAGTTTGATTCTGAGCTTTTTTT
Protein-coding sequences here:
- a CDS encoding DUF1684 domain-containing protein, giving the protein MKITISSTLLSLFFIIGFVGCNSPVEKGSPEYLAEANQWHNKRIESLKKDSGWLNLVGLFILKEGENTFGSGNANDFNLDLDIPNKLGTFTLKDSIVTFESDTGVKISSDGKEIRTAILQNDMTGKLTILEYESLRFFILKRGKKYALRVRDLNAPLVKEFKGIDRFPVNEDWKISAKFVPYSTPKLLKISNIIGSIDIEESPGMVSFNYDDKTHTIDAIDAGDKLFLLFADETNGTETYGAGRFLYCSKPDSNGNVIIDFNKAYNPPCVFTPYATCPLPPPQNHLKLEVTAGEKTYGEH